GTTCTTGGCTACAAACGTCTTTAGGTTTGTTAGGCGCATGATGTCTTCTGGTATGACTGTGAGCGAATTATTGCTGATATCCAGATATTCCAGGTTGGAGAGAAAGCAAACGGAAGGTGGAAGAAACGATAAACGATTGTTAGTGAGATGCAGCTGCTGGATTTGTTGTCTTTTACTGTCCGTGAGATTATCCAAGTTCAAGTCGTCCAGCTGCAGACGcgataaatgtaaaacagcacaGTCGTCCATGCTTGGGAAACGAGCCATATGGATTAttcagtaaagtaaaataatagtaatatcagaatacaaaaaaaaaataattatcacACTTTTTAGTAGTGTAGCAGTCTAAAGAGTTATCGCCTCGGAGCTCTTGTTTTGAGTTATAAtccatacacatatattatacagTATGTAAAAGTGATCCCTTTGACTAAAGTGACTAGACTGCAGCTGTGCGAAGTGCACGCGCCTGAACCAAGGCTTTAGTGGTTTTATCTGTACTAAAGTGCGCGCGTCACGCCTCCTGCAGTCAGTGGTTGGTCATCCAGGGGCCAAACGTGATGCAAGTGTGTTCCGTCTCATAAATCTCTTATGCGACGCTGCATGAGCTGCATGAGTGCCTGGTTCACATGAAAACCTGTTGACATTCAACAGGTCTACTTGTTGTATGAAAGATCATATACAGCATAAATCTACTGTCTACTGTAGACAGACAACAAAAAGACATGTATGCTACAGTACCCTTTTTATTGGTATAAGCATGAGCTTAAACTTAAATCATTCAgtatgaaacaaaatatatatgacactggatcacaaaaccagtcttaagtagcacgggtatatttgtagcaatagccaacaatacattgtacgggtcaaaatgatcaatttttcttttatgccaaaaatcattaggatattaaataaagatcatgtttgtacatttcctacagtaaatatatcaaaacttaatttttgattagtaatacgcattgctaagaacttaaaaggctattttctcaatgtttcgatttttttttgcaaccccagattccagattttcaaatagttgtatctcagccaaatattttcctatcctaacaaatcatacatcaatggaaagactatttattcattaaatctcaagtaaaaaaatgacccttatgactggttttgtggtccagggtcacatttatatttcacacaGCAAAAATCTAGTAGTCTGTAACgccaaaagagagagagagagagagagagagagattttttgGTACAGTATCTTGCACATTAAAGTACTTGGCAATTTTCACTTAAGACTAAGCAttaatcattttgattacaCGCCATAGACTGCCATTCAGCAGCTGAGGAAATGTAGTTCAGTATGTTCTGAATTcattctgattttattacaGCAAAGTCATCACAAACTAATAATGATTCAATGTAAGTTCTACACTGTATATGAGATATGTCAcataaaatcatcacaattggAAAAGCAGGCTTAATtgtgataaaaatgtaaataatttcacTATCCAAAAATCTTGTTGATGCTAATGGtctttatacaaaatataatttcatattttctgtTAACTTTAAGGTGAAATATGAACACCCTGCTTTgtagaaacattaaaattgcactgaatgtataaaaatactattacaaAAAGGTTGGTAGTAATTTACACTACAAGTACAAATCATACAGACTCTCTTATTGtcccaaacaaataaaaaagactaTAACAGTAGAGAACACACCAATAATTAATagaataaactaaataaatgaaactttctctctctttccattcAAACACAGGCTGAAATCCTCCTGAATTACTCCTCAGACCTCTTTAGCGGCCACTTTCATCTTCTCCACAGTTTCCTATAGggaaaaaacagtttagaaaTCACACATGTTATTTGCTTTAGGTCCATGATGACCCAACCAAACAAAACAGATATTAGGAAGGTTCAGCAGTTCAGCATGGTATGTTAGGAAAAATGCACATCCCATTATAATTAATCAGGACATGATGTTATTACGCAGTTACTCAATGGCCCAGGTTCCAAACATTACACTCATTCCCAACCTGATGTTTATTGAGTTCGGCCACTCGCCGAGTCCATTCCTCCTCCGTCATCTCCTGATCGCTTCCCTCCATTTCCTCAGGCGGAGGTATCTTATTTGGACCTGTAGACAAAGAGGAGACAAAGTCATACCAcattccacagaaaaaaatctcATCTCATCCAGCTTTGCTGTCCAAATCCCATCCTCAACCCcagctacaaaaaaaacaactgcaaTATCCCAGGTTTTAGCTTACCATCACATATAACAGCAGTGCAGACCCAGTTCCCGCAGGCACAAACGCAGCGGTTACATTCCATTTGAGTCTCAGCACCGTCCTCGTACGTCTCGTCCTCTAAGGCGCACTCTAAAAACATGCAACAGCACTCAATATACACATATCTTACAGGCTATATGTTCATACGCAGGTCTGTTGAGCTTTTATACTCTGTATGCCAGAACAAATGGTTGTAGATCTTACTCCTTTCTGGTGGGTTGAATCCAGGCCTGAGGCAGTTGAGGAACTCATCAAAGCTCAGTTTCCAGTCAGCATTCTCATCAGATAGCTCAATAAGGGCATCCACACACAGACTCCTGCAAAAGACACAGCCACTActgcttttaatattttactgcatttttttcaatgcaatatttttcttataacaTTCTGTTAATATCAAAATTGTTTTCATGGACATAAGACTGCTACTTCAGTTCTAACATtacaactctctgaagattttagcatggaaATGCACTGTGCaatgcacaaatagcatatataataacccacagcagatctatacaggtggagctggggaggtggagggtttcagaggaactctgaaagctCATTGCTacgtatgcaacatgaaccaatcagcttgtgcaaagtagtttaacgctgtgaatatcatcagtttgcattcACGACCCATGAGTctgtgccatctagagtttcacgACAGAACTttgcattttaacataaaaattatttttcaaatatattttaaaatgtacaaaactgagttttcagcatcattacttcagtcttcagcgtcacttgatccttcagaaatcattctaatatattgatttactgttcaagaaacatttctatcaacgttgaaagcagttgtgatgcttaatatttttgctgaaaCTGCCATCCTTTGATTTTTGATGAATGCAAAGTTCAAAatagcagcatttatttgaaataaaaatcattataacattataaatgtctttactgtcactttcaatcaatttaatgcattgcaTCCAGAGAGCTTACAAAGTAAAAAGGACTTCCATGTTCAAATGTGTTACAGATTGGACAGTAATGAACTATGTActgaaatattgtgtaaaacACCCAAGCAATTCTGAATTTGTATTACAGTCTGCAAACTGTACAAGTATACATTGGCCATTGAACACCCTAATTTCTAGATATCAGTATCAGCATTGACCTTTTGAAGAACTTGCATCGGTCATACAACCACTGGAACCGTCACAGCGGTGAATCTTTATCAGATTTGCTAAATTATGGATTTTGTACCCACTTTtattaaccaaaataaaatgctatttaaatgcaCAAAGTAAAAACAAGCTGTATATGATACCGATATCTTGATTtgtcttttaaaacaaaaattgtaaGCATACTGAGAGATTTGCTGTGCAAATCTTAGTCAGAGGACAGTGCGGTCATAATCATTATGTTTTATAGACTAGCCCAGAGACATATCGGTTATCAGAGATTTTCAAAAATTTCAGATAGACATTATCAGAAGCGGCTATAAAGAAGAACTGATAAGAGTATTGACACAGATAGTGTTAAGTATAAAGACAGCATTCAGGTTAATAAACCTCATAACTGCAAACTGTATTCAAACTGTCTCTATCTGCAAATGACATACTTTCATCAGTTCATCTCATTTGTGCAGgtcaaatgataaaaaacatgattatgtGTTGGAGATGAACCAACAAGGGCAAGAGGACAATATAACAGGGTTCTCACACCTTGGTTAATTTCAAATTTaaggactttccaggtccaataccctcaaattcaaggacttaatgtgGGAATACATTTCAAGTGAGGTGGTGGTTAAATCGTGTTACCTTGTaacattgttacagttttcatgtgtcaaacacaactatgcaaaaaagcattttatttgaaCTTCACAGCCTAGTTTTCCAATGTTTCACACTGTGTCTGTGAAACGCTGAGGTACCATCGTAGTAGTTTTTGTGCGTGTGTGAATGTCACGGCAACATACAACACAAAGTACCTCACGCAGGAAACACTTCACGTAACgtgtaaatgcatgtaaattaaGCAAGCTAGTATGCATAGGCCCAAAGTGctgtaaaataacacattagcagACAGGAGGTAGGAGatattgtacaaaataaatgcaagcactttcaaggacctgtcTCTATGtatgttcattttcaaaaactttccagggccttgaaatgttttgttttttttcaaattcccAACCCTTTAAGGATTTCAAGGACTCATGGGAACCCGTTTATAAACATGATAGAGTATGCAAATATGACACCTGTATGAACTGTATGTTATATCTGAATGCATGTGAGAATTAATGAAAAGCCAAATACTACACTTCATTTTGGCTACTaaaatcaaatcagcatattagcatgatttctgaagtgtcATGCAATACtcaaaactggagtaatggctgctgaaaattcagctttgtattacaagaataaattatatgttaaaatatattggaACAGAAAACGGCtactttaaactgtaataatatttcacaatattactgtttttactgtatctatgatcaaataaatccagccttggtgagcataagagaccttATAAGAGTACTGTACATTATCACTTTATTTAAAGAGACTTTGTAtgggtgtgtgtatatgtgtgtgaccTGAGTAGGCGGTTGTTCTCCTCCTCAGCATAAGGTGACGTGACATTTATTGCCGTCTCATTATGCTGAATGAACTTCAAGAATTCTGCTGAATCCAGCTGAGCGTCTCCATTATCATAGTTCTgttaaaacacaaacagcatAACAAAAAAGGTTGAGACACACAGGCATATCTGAAAGCATATGCATTGTGTTCTCTGAATCAATATGTTGaaactcacacatacacacacacacaaacctggAAGTATTTAAGCAAGACATCAGAGAAGTTGGATCCTTTAGAAAACCAGCCGTCAGGCTCCACCTCAGACTGCAACCATTCAATCACACGACTCCTCAACTCATTGCGGTCCGTAAGGTAACAAACAACTAGATATTCGAACACACAGAACAAATAGCCACAACATGTTACAATTACACTGTACGTTTGAAAACTTTATGCCCTTTCATTATGATAAATAgataatgattaaaatgataatttaatctttttttttcaatcactatctacttttaatcattttaagtcttatttcagatattactttctttccaaACAAAACTGCTCAGTAAGTAAACTTGAGTATTGGacgttttatacatatacatatatatcataGTTTCTAACATTAAAAAGGCATTATTCCACATTTTAACGCAATGTTTCATGATAATCAGTTGTCAGTCGTACAGATGTGTGTTTACTCACTTGGGCTGGTGGtgactttttccatttttttctctaaacGAAAAGAGACAGAAACCAGGTCAGTGAgtttcatcaactgaaaacaggaGCTGCCTTTTCTGCAAAgttcttaaaatatctttcatatttatgtattcaAATGTGGCAAATTGTGGTGACATTTCTGAGGGGAAAAGGctgcaattatttaaattactacATTACAATGACATTTCCTATTAACATCTATGGTGGCGGTTTGTGGTGTATTCCATGAATTTAAATATGTCATGCTATTTAGACAGTagattttaaagaaaacaaaacactataAACCTGTTAAATGTAGCATGTTTACACATACCTTCACAATGGCCATCATGGGCGACCTGCACTTTGAGTCCAGTGAGACAAGCATCACGATGCAGTTCACAATGATTACGGTACGTCTTGCCATTACTACCACAAACTGGACGCTTATGGGGTTTACATTGCTgaaaaaagacacacacatcTGGTCAGGTATCCTTgtagggactctccataggcgtaatggtttttatactgtacaaacctgCCCGTCAAaggaaactttctgcatttttactttctgaaaaaatcattctgtatgatttataagcttttgtacccatgtgGACCCATGCACTGAAATAAGTGTACATTCATGATATctatgtcttttatttcagtggtTCTTAGAGaatgtttaatcaaaaaatgGGTCATGGATCTGTTATATTACGTAAAAGGCTGTGTCCCCAATTCAATTCATCTGTTAGTTTAATATTAACTCAAATTAAAAGCCTAAACTATCTAATCCAGTGCTTGTTGCAGAATGGTAAATTACAATTCtgctgttatttatatatttaagtgtttgtgtTTTCCTGTGTGTTTTGACGTTATTGATTTTTCTATATAGTTGGGCTGTTGCATTTTCCAAAACTTTTCCAaaattgtttgattttaatgacatttttctttatttttgtatgctAAAATATGTTGGTAGGCTACTTGTTGGTTCACCACTTGATGATCAGACTAGTTTCTTTATAAAA
This genomic window from Labeo rohita strain BAU-BD-2019 chromosome 1, IGBB_LRoh.1.0, whole genome shotgun sequence contains:
- the fstl1a gene encoding follistatin-related protein 1a — encoded protein: MMIIRTLFPLIVLSVVCCYAEEVRSKSKVCANVFCGAGRECAVTDKGEPTCLCIEQCKPHKRPVCGSNGKTYRNHCELHRDACLTGLKVQVAHDGHCEEKKMEKVTTSPIVCYLTDRNELRSRVIEWLQSEVEPDGWFSKGSNFSDVLLKYFQNYDNGDAQLDSAEFLKFIQHNETAINVTSPYAEEENNRLLRSLCVDALIELSDENADWKLSFDEFLNCLRPGFNPPERKCALEDETYEDGAETQMECNRCVCACGNWVCTAVICDGPNKIPPPEEMEGSDQEMTEEEWTRRVAELNKHQETVEKMKVAAKEV